Proteins co-encoded in one Neofelis nebulosa isolate mNeoNeb1 chromosome 2, mNeoNeb1.pri, whole genome shotgun sequence genomic window:
- the RPRM gene encoding protein reprimo has translation MNPALDNQTDVAGLLLANSSEALERAVRCCTQASVVTDDGFAEGGPDERSLYIMRVVQIAVMCVLSLTVVFGIFFLGCNLLIKSEGMINFLVKDRRPSKEVEAVVVGPY, from the coding sequence ATGAATCCAGCGCTGGACAACCAGACCGATGTGGCGGGCCTGCTCCTGGCCAACAGCAGCGAGGCGCTGGAGCGCGCGGTGCGCTGCTGCACCCAGGCGTCGGTGGTGACCGACGACGGCTTCGCCGAGGGCGGCCCGGACGAGCGCAGCCTGTACATCATGCGCGTGGTACAGATCGCCGTCATGTGTGTGCTCTCGCTCACCGTGGTCTTTGGCATCTTCTTCCTTGGCTGCAACCTCCTCATCAAGTCCGAGGGCATGATCAACTTCCTGGTGAAAGACCGGAGACCGTCTAAGGAGGTGGAGGCGGTGGTCGTGGGGCCCTACTGA